From Corvus cornix cornix isolate S_Up_H32 chromosome 17, ASM73873v5, whole genome shotgun sequence, the proteins below share one genomic window:
- the RALGDS gene encoding ral guanine nucleotide dissociation stimulator isoform X6, which produces MVSRRRAPPHHVPAGPERMFEGCRRARSLWGGVRLEVAGESSPVVLHSFTQLDPDLPPLESSTQEIGEELEDGVIYSISLRKVQLHHTANKGQRWLGFENESALNLYETCKVRTIKAGTLEKLVEYLVSAFKGNDSTYVTIFLCTYRAFATTKQVLDLLLNRYGKLHVQANGDHARHTVDERMELKNTISSILGAWLDQYSEDFRKPPDFACLKQLISYVRHNIPGSDLERRARILLAQFQQQEQSEAEAEAVDHGSCTFQLVEENGVGDGKPDFLSFSPEMVAEQFTLMDAELFKKVVPYHCLGCIWSQRDKKGKEHLAPTIRATVSQFNSVANCVIATCLGDRSLKPQQRAKVVERWIEVARECRILKNFSSLRAILSALQCNAVHRLKKTWDEVLRESFRTFHELSEIFSDENNHSLSRELLIKEGTSKFATLEINPKRAQKRQQQQREMGVMQGTIPYLGTFLTDLVMLDTAMKDFLDGGLINFEKRRKEFEVIAQIKLLQSACNNYSFTQEDQFVEWFHSLERLSEAESYGLSCEIEPLSESASNTLKAKKNTGIIKRWSDRQPPSTEPCASGSSHSKSFDQLKCGQYLCSGDATDSVSVTSAGSSSSDVEEINISFIPESPDCQEKKVSEIPLASLPQRWYAPSVADGEAKPTVSSASPLLPALQFWESTSLSSLDTSGIGSGSSSASSSSVSSTPVTASRTHKRSVSGISSYSSLSLPLYNQQVDDCCIIRVSLAVDNGNMYKSILVTSQDKTPVVIRKAMAKHNLDGDRPEDYELVQIISEERELKIPDNANVFYAMNSAANYDFVLKKRGFSKGVKIKHGSSSTLPRMKQKGLKIAKGIF; this is translated from the exons AGCTCCACACAGGAGATCGGAGAAGAGCTGGAGGATGGTGTGATCTACAGCATATCCCTCCGGAAAGTGCAGCTCCATCACACGGCAAACAAAGGGCAGCGCTGGCTGGGG TTTGAGAATGAGTCAGCCCTAAACCTCTACGAGACGTGTAAGGTGCGGACGATAAAAGCCGGGACCTTGGAGAAGCTGGTGGAGTACCTGGTCTCAGCCTTCAAGGGCAATGATTCCACCTATGTCACCATCTTCCTGTGCACTTACCGGGCCTTCGCCACCACCAAGCAAGTGCTGGACCTGCTGCTTAACAG GTATGGCAAACTCCACGTGCAGGCGAATGGGGACCATGCCAGGCACACTGTGGACGAGAGGATGGAGCTGAAGAA CACCATCTCCTCCATCCTGGGGGCCTGGCTGGATCAGTACTCAGAGGATTTCCGCAAGCCCCCCGACTTCGCCTGCCTCAAGCAGCTCATCTCCTACGTGCGCCACAACATCCCCGGCTCCGACCTGGAGCGCCGAGCCCGCATCCTGCTGGCCCAGTtccagcagcaagagcagagcgAGGCCGAGGCAGAAG CTGTGGACCATGGCAGCTGCACCTTCCAGCTGGTGGAGGAGAACGGGGTCGGGGATGGGAAGCcagatttcctttccttctccccagagaTGGTGGCAGAACAGTTCACACTGATGGATGCT GAGCTGTTCAAGAAAGTGGTGCCTTACCACTGCCTGGGCTGCATCTGGTCCCAGCGGGACAAGAAGGGCAAAGAGCACCTGGCCCCCACCATCCGTGCCACGGTCTCGCAGTTCAACAGTGTGGCCAACTGTGTCATTGCCACCTGTCTCGGGGACAGGTCCCTGAAGCCACAGCAGAGGGCCAAGGTGGTGGAGCGGTGGATCGAAGTGGCTCGG GAGTGCCGCATCCTGAAGAACTTCTCCTCCCTCCGAGCCATCctctcagccctgcagtgcAACGCCGTGCACCGGCTGAAGAAGACCTGGGATGAGGTCCTGCG ggagagcttcCGCACATTCCATGAGCTCTCAGAGATCTTCTCCGATGAGAACAACCACTCGCTGAGCCGGGAGCTTCTCATCAAG GAGGGCACATCCAAATTTGCCACCTTGGAGATCAACCCAAAGAGGGCTCAGaagcggcagcagcagcagcgagaGATG GGAGTGATGCAGGGCACCATTCCCTACCTTGGCACCTTCCTCACGGACCTGGTGATGCTCGACACGGCCATGAAGGATTTCCTGGAT ggtGGGCTGATCAACTttgagaagagaaggaag GAGTTCGAAGTCATCGCGCAGATCAAGCTGCTCCAGTCGGCCTGCAACAACTACAGCTTCACACAGGAGGATCAGTTCGTGGAGTGGTTCCACAGCCTGGAGCGGCTCAGCGAGGCCGAGAG ctATGGGCTGTCGTGTGAAATCGAGCCACTGTCAGAGTCAGCCAGCAACACGTTGAAGGCCAAGAAAAACACCGGCATCATCAAGAGATGGAGCGA CCGGCAGCCACCAAGCACTGAGCCCTGTGCCAGCGGCAGCTCCCACTCGAAATCCTTCGACCAGCTCAAGTGTGGGCAGTACCTGTGCAGTGGGGATGCCACCGACTCAGTGAGCGTCACCTCCGCCGGCTCCAGCAGCTCCGACGTGGAGGAGATCAACATCAGCTTCATCCCCGAGTCCCCCGACTGCCAGGAGAAGAAG GTCAGTGAGATCCCTCTGGCCTCCCTCCCCCAGCGCTGGTACGCCCCGTCTGTGGCCGATGGAGAAGCTAAACCCACTGTGTCCTCCGcatcccctctcctccctgccctccagtTCTGGGAATCcacctccctctcttccctggACACGTCAGGCATCGGCTCAGGCTCCAGCAgtgcctcctcctcttctgtctCCTCCACGCCGGTGACGGCCTCCCGCACACACAAGCGCTCGGTCTCCGGCATCTCCAGCTACTCCTCACTCTCGCTGCCCCTCTACAACCAGCAGGTCGACGACTGTTGCATCATCCGTGTCAGCCTGGCTGTGGACAACGGCAACATGTACAAGAGCATCCTG GTGACGAGCCAGGACAAGACCCCCGTGGTTATTCGCAAGGCCATGGCCAAACACAACCTGGATGGGGACCGGCCTGAAGACTATGAGCTTGTCCAGATCATCTCGGAGGAGAGAG AGCTGAAGATCCCCGACAACGCCAACGTCTTCTACGCCATGAACTCCGCTGCCAACTATGACTTTGTGCTCAAGAAGCGGGGCTTCTCCAAGGGGGTGAAGATCAAGCACGGCTCCAGCTCCACCCTGCCCAGGATGAAGCAGAAAGGCCTGAAGATCGCCAAGGGCATCTTCTAG
- the RALGDS gene encoding ral guanine nucleotide dissociation stimulator isoform X1: MVSRRRAPPHHVPAGPERMFEGCRRARSLWGGVRLEVAGESSPVVLHSFTQLDPDLPPLESSTQEIGEELEDGVIYSISLRKVQLHHTANKGQRWLGFENESALNLYETCKVRTIKAGTLEKLVEYLVSAFKGNDSTYVTIFLCTYRAFATTKQVLDLLLNRYGKLHVQANGDHARHTVDERMELKNTISSILGAWLDQYSEDFRKPPDFACLKQLISYVRHNIPGSDLERRARILLAQFQQQEQSEAEAEAVDHGSCTFQLVEENGVGDGKPDFLSFSPEMVAEQFTLMDAELFKKVVPYHCLGCIWSQRDKKGKEHLAPTIRATVSQFNSVANCVIATCLGDRSLKPQQRAKVVERWIEVARECRILKNFSSLRAILSALQCNAVHRLKKTWDEVLRESFRTFHELSEIFSDENNHSLSRELLIKEGTSKFATLEINPKRAQKRQQQQREMGVMQGTIPYLGTFLTDLVMLDTAMKDFLDGGLINFEKRRKEFEVIAQIKLLQSACNNYSFTQEDQFVEWFHSLERLSEAESYGLSCEIEPLSESASNTLKAKKNTGIIKRWSDRQPPSTEPCASGSSHSKSFDQLKCGQYLCSGDATDSVSVTSAGSSSSDVEEINISFIPESPDCQEKKRWYAPSVADGEAKPTVSSASPLLPALQFWESTSLSSLDTSGIGSGSSSASSSSVSSTPVTASRTHKRSVSGISSYSSLSLPLYNQQVDDCCIIRVSLAVDNGNMYKSILVTSQDKTPVVIRKAMAKHNLDGDRPEDYELVQIISEERELKIPDNANVFYAMNSAANYDFVLKKRGFSKGVKIKHGSSSTLPRMKQKGLKIAKGIF, from the exons AGCTCCACACAGGAGATCGGAGAAGAGCTGGAGGATGGTGTGATCTACAGCATATCCCTCCGGAAAGTGCAGCTCCATCACACGGCAAACAAAGGGCAGCGCTGGCTGGGG TTTGAGAATGAGTCAGCCCTAAACCTCTACGAGACGTGTAAGGTGCGGACGATAAAAGCCGGGACCTTGGAGAAGCTGGTGGAGTACCTGGTCTCAGCCTTCAAGGGCAATGATTCCACCTATGTCACCATCTTCCTGTGCACTTACCGGGCCTTCGCCACCACCAAGCAAGTGCTGGACCTGCTGCTTAACAG GTATGGCAAACTCCACGTGCAGGCGAATGGGGACCATGCCAGGCACACTGTGGACGAGAGGATGGAGCTGAAGAA CACCATCTCCTCCATCCTGGGGGCCTGGCTGGATCAGTACTCAGAGGATTTCCGCAAGCCCCCCGACTTCGCCTGCCTCAAGCAGCTCATCTCCTACGTGCGCCACAACATCCCCGGCTCCGACCTGGAGCGCCGAGCCCGCATCCTGCTGGCCCAGTtccagcagcaagagcagagcgAGGCCGAGGCAGAAG CTGTGGACCATGGCAGCTGCACCTTCCAGCTGGTGGAGGAGAACGGGGTCGGGGATGGGAAGCcagatttcctttccttctccccagagaTGGTGGCAGAACAGTTCACACTGATGGATGCT GAGCTGTTCAAGAAAGTGGTGCCTTACCACTGCCTGGGCTGCATCTGGTCCCAGCGGGACAAGAAGGGCAAAGAGCACCTGGCCCCCACCATCCGTGCCACGGTCTCGCAGTTCAACAGTGTGGCCAACTGTGTCATTGCCACCTGTCTCGGGGACAGGTCCCTGAAGCCACAGCAGAGGGCCAAGGTGGTGGAGCGGTGGATCGAAGTGGCTCGG GAGTGCCGCATCCTGAAGAACTTCTCCTCCCTCCGAGCCATCctctcagccctgcagtgcAACGCCGTGCACCGGCTGAAGAAGACCTGGGATGAGGTCCTGCG ggagagcttcCGCACATTCCATGAGCTCTCAGAGATCTTCTCCGATGAGAACAACCACTCGCTGAGCCGGGAGCTTCTCATCAAG GAGGGCACATCCAAATTTGCCACCTTGGAGATCAACCCAAAGAGGGCTCAGaagcggcagcagcagcagcgagaGATG GGAGTGATGCAGGGCACCATTCCCTACCTTGGCACCTTCCTCACGGACCTGGTGATGCTCGACACGGCCATGAAGGATTTCCTGGAT ggtGGGCTGATCAACTttgagaagagaaggaag GAGTTCGAAGTCATCGCGCAGATCAAGCTGCTCCAGTCGGCCTGCAACAACTACAGCTTCACACAGGAGGATCAGTTCGTGGAGTGGTTCCACAGCCTGGAGCGGCTCAGCGAGGCCGAGAG ctATGGGCTGTCGTGTGAAATCGAGCCACTGTCAGAGTCAGCCAGCAACACGTTGAAGGCCAAGAAAAACACCGGCATCATCAAGAGATGGAGCGA CCGGCAGCCACCAAGCACTGAGCCCTGTGCCAGCGGCAGCTCCCACTCGAAATCCTTCGACCAGCTCAAGTGTGGGCAGTACCTGTGCAGTGGGGATGCCACCGACTCAGTGAGCGTCACCTCCGCCGGCTCCAGCAGCTCCGACGTGGAGGAGATCAACATCAGCTTCATCCCCGAGTCCCCCGACTGCCAGGAGAAGAAG CGCTGGTACGCCCCGTCTGTGGCCGATGGAGAAGCTAAACCCACTGTGTCCTCCGcatcccctctcctccctgccctccagtTCTGGGAATCcacctccctctcttccctggACACGTCAGGCATCGGCTCAGGCTCCAGCAgtgcctcctcctcttctgtctCCTCCACGCCGGTGACGGCCTCCCGCACACACAAGCGCTCGGTCTCCGGCATCTCCAGCTACTCCTCACTCTCGCTGCCCCTCTACAACCAGCAGGTCGACGACTGTTGCATCATCCGTGTCAGCCTGGCTGTGGACAACGGCAACATGTACAAGAGCATCCTG GTGACGAGCCAGGACAAGACCCCCGTGGTTATTCGCAAGGCCATGGCCAAACACAACCTGGATGGGGACCGGCCTGAAGACTATGAGCTTGTCCAGATCATCTCGGAGGAGAGAG AGCTGAAGATCCCCGACAACGCCAACGTCTTCTACGCCATGAACTCCGCTGCCAACTATGACTTTGTGCTCAAGAAGCGGGGCTTCTCCAAGGGGGTGAAGATCAAGCACGGCTCCAGCTCCACCCTGCCCAGGATGAAGCAGAAAGGCCTGAAGATCGCCAAGGGCATCTTCTAG